Proteins found in one Spirosoma rhododendri genomic segment:
- a CDS encoding PAS domain-containing sensor histidine kinase: protein MTGEDQTTGPSNTLNQRLDVDFAIQSAELGVWEIDPKTNQVLWDKYCQALVGLDNDAPLPFDQAIQYIHPDDFPRVMAALQQVMVARLVDSFDETYRTVGDDAIVRWVRFWGKARVAPNGELVRFAGIAQDVTVQRLAYRKLEEREQTLRTVIDHVPPTLSICLLIGLDFVIQAPNQTFIDTIHKGSAIEGKPLREVMPELDGQPFFNLLTQVYSTGQSFHSFNTPALIIKHEASVQQYFNASYVPLKDATGQVYGILNTSFEVTEQVLIQQALERQQAQQRFLLLLSDSLRSLRDPLAVYYQTACLVGEYLGANRVGYAEDQGDGDTIVVLRNYVNGVSDLEGTYQYADYGPLLAEFRAGRTVVRADIAQDPTLTPVEKEAHRVLELGATLNKPLSKNGRLMAVLFIHFQQAHEWSANELNLLDLVAERLVAAIDRTQSEQALRQSESRYRELAQQLEIQVQQRISELAITNQNLAISNQEYAVVNQELAESNSQLNRSNDNLQQFAYIASHDLQEPLRKIQSFGDILKTRLTGSISSEDLSYLERMQLAASRMSTLIKDLLSYSRISTQRSTNELVALDEVVATVLDVLEVAINSSGAQVQIDQLPIVLGDAIQLGQLFQNLIGNAIKFHRPDLTPHIHVTNQLITADVLPPMIKPARPAPTYHLIEVIDNGVGFDEKYLDRIFQVFQRLHGKNQYAGTGVGLAICEKVVTNHGGAITARSEPGQGATFNVYLPA, encoded by the coding sequence ATGACCGGCGAAGACCAAACTACCGGCCCAAGTAATACACTCAATCAGCGACTCGATGTCGACTTTGCTATTCAGTCCGCTGAATTAGGCGTTTGGGAAATAGACCCTAAAACCAACCAAGTGCTGTGGGATAAATATTGTCAGGCATTGGTTGGATTAGATAACGATGCCCCTTTACCCTTTGACCAGGCGATTCAGTACATTCATCCCGATGACTTCCCCCGGGTGATGGCTGCGTTACAGCAGGTTATGGTTGCCCGGCTGGTTGACAGCTTTGATGAAACTTACCGGACCGTGGGCGACGATGCTATCGTACGATGGGTGCGCTTCTGGGGAAAAGCGCGCGTTGCTCCTAACGGTGAATTGGTTCGTTTTGCAGGTATTGCGCAGGACGTTACGGTTCAGCGATTGGCCTACCGAAAACTGGAAGAACGAGAGCAGACTCTACGCACTGTAATCGATCATGTCCCGCCAACCCTCTCCATTTGTCTGCTGATAGGGCTGGATTTTGTTATTCAAGCGCCCAATCAAACTTTTATCGATACGATTCACAAAGGCAGTGCCATTGAGGGTAAACCCCTGCGGGAGGTTATGCCTGAGCTGGATGGGCAGCCTTTCTTCAACTTACTGACTCAAGTCTACAGCACCGGGCAATCGTTTCATAGTTTCAACACCCCCGCCCTTATCATTAAACACGAAGCGTCGGTTCAGCAGTACTTCAATGCATCGTATGTCCCCTTAAAGGACGCTACCGGTCAGGTATACGGTATTCTCAATACGTCCTTTGAGGTAACTGAGCAAGTATTAATTCAGCAAGCCCTTGAGCGACAACAAGCCCAGCAACGCTTTCTGTTGTTATTGTCCGATTCGCTACGCTCCTTACGCGATCCGCTAGCGGTCTATTACCAAACAGCTTGTCTGGTCGGCGAATACTTAGGTGCTAATCGAGTGGGCTATGCCGAGGATCAAGGGGATGGCGATACGATTGTGGTGCTGCGCAATTATGTCAACGGCGTGTCCGATCTCGAAGGGACTTACCAGTACGCGGACTACGGTCCCCTATTAGCTGAGTTCCGGGCGGGTCGCACAGTGGTTCGCGCTGATATCGCTCAGGACCCTACACTGACCCCTGTCGAGAAAGAAGCCCATCGGGTGCTTGAACTGGGCGCTACACTCAACAAGCCACTCAGCAAAAATGGCCGTTTAATGGCTGTGCTGTTCATTCATTTCCAGCAAGCTCATGAGTGGTCAGCGAATGAGCTGAACTTACTGGATCTGGTCGCTGAGCGATTAGTGGCTGCTATCGACCGGACCCAGTCTGAGCAAGCCCTTCGGCAAAGCGAAAGCCGATACCGAGAGTTAGCCCAGCAGCTTGAGATCCAAGTACAGCAGCGCATTAGCGAGTTGGCAATTACGAATCAAAACCTGGCCATCAGTAACCAGGAATACGCTGTTGTCAATCAAGAATTAGCCGAATCGAACTCGCAGTTAAACCGGTCTAACGATAACCTACAACAGTTTGCTTACATAGCCAGCCACGATTTGCAGGAGCCGCTGCGCAAAATTCAGTCCTTTGGCGATATCTTGAAAACGCGGTTGACGGGGTCAATCAGTAGCGAGGATTTATCCTATCTGGAACGAATGCAGTTAGCCGCTAGTCGTATGTCGACGCTGATCAAGGACCTGCTGAGTTATTCGCGTATTTCGACTCAACGCAGCACGAACGAGCTGGTCGCCCTCGACGAGGTAGTAGCCACGGTACTGGATGTACTGGAAGTAGCTATCAACTCATCAGGAGCCCAGGTGCAGATTGACCAGCTGCCCATAGTATTAGGCGATGCAATTCAGTTAGGTCAACTCTTTCAGAACTTGATCGGTAATGCCATCAAGTTCCACCGGCCTGATCTGACTCCTCACATTCATGTCACTAACCAGCTAATAACAGCTGACGTACTACCCCCAATGATTAAGCCTGCTCGTCCAGCGCCAACTTATCACCTAATTGAGGTAATAGATAACGGTGTTGGTTTCGATGAGAAGTACCTAGACCGCATTTTTCAAGTCTTTCAACGGCTGCACGGGAAAAACCAGTATGCAGGGACGGGAGTTGGCCTGGCTATCTGTGAGAAGGTGGTAACTAATCATGGAGGGGCTATTACGGCCCGTAGTGAACCGGGACAGGGGGCTACCTTCAACGTGTATTTGCCAGCTTAA
- a CDS encoding DinB family protein, translating into MKTVVKQIWLEGLEQQVEKHIQEAVQIFQNKDEALLRKPAMSGGWSVVQCLAHLNSYGQYYLPRLKQELIPRSPGQHTTTTFTSSWLGGYLTRLMDPGGGLIKFKAARRHQPLVNLPAHTVVAEFIDQQEELLRLLQAAQDHDLTTIRIPMSVAAWIRLPVGNVLQFLIVHTERHLIQARRNIDTIAQKS; encoded by the coding sequence ATGAAAACCGTTGTTAAGCAGATCTGGCTGGAAGGCTTGGAGCAGCAGGTAGAAAAACACATTCAAGAAGCTGTTCAAATTTTTCAAAATAAAGATGAAGCTTTGTTACGAAAGCCTGCCATGAGCGGTGGATGGAGTGTTGTTCAATGCTTGGCGCATTTGAACAGCTATGGCCAGTACTATCTGCCCCGGCTAAAACAGGAACTGATTCCACGATCGCCGGGTCAACACACCACAACTACGTTCACGAGTTCCTGGTTGGGGGGGTATCTAACCCGATTGATGGATCCAGGGGGCGGACTCATAAAGTTCAAAGCTGCGCGGCGACATCAACCCTTGGTCAACCTACCCGCGCATACAGTGGTGGCGGAGTTTATCGACCAGCAGGAAGAATTGCTGCGGCTACTTCAGGCCGCTCAGGATCATGACCTGACCACCATCCGTATTCCGATGTCCGTTGCTGCCTGGATCCGTTTACCAGTGGGGAACGTGCTGCAATTTCTTATCGTGCATACCGAACGGCACCTAATTCAGGCCAGGCGAAACATAGATACGATAGCGCAAAAATCTTAA
- a CDS encoding DUF4345 domain-containing protein, whose protein sequence is MNIKLITKRVGQGYILLSALAILSVSLMAFSNPQSVMDLVQVQLPNPDAFSSIRGAYGGVGLTLFISLLYLMLREVPKGLAFLSLLWGLYALSRIMTIVSQGALGSFGRQWLLIESILCLTALVLLWANRTVNSSLLAYENRC, encoded by the coding sequence ATGAACATCAAACTTATCACCAAACGTGTAGGGCAAGGCTATATCCTTCTTTCGGCTTTAGCCATTTTGTCCGTCAGCCTAATGGCCTTTTCCAATCCGCAATCGGTAATGGATTTGGTGCAGGTTCAGCTGCCTAACCCCGACGCGTTCAGCTCCATTCGGGGGGCGTATGGGGGAGTGGGACTAACTCTGTTTATTAGCTTGCTGTACCTTATGTTGCGGGAGGTGCCCAAAGGGCTTGCCTTTCTGAGCTTGCTGTGGGGGCTTTATGCATTATCGCGCATCATGACCATTGTTTCCCAGGGGGCGTTAGGCTCGTTTGGCCGGCAGTGGTTACTGATCGAATCGATTCTTTGTCTGACGGCTCTGGTGTTGCTCTGGGCTAATCGCACAGTAAACTCTTCGCTTTTGGCCTATGAAAACCGTTGTTAA
- a CDS encoding Crp/Fnr family transcriptional regulator, whose protein sequence is MSNSLQQLKQLVQAIHPITEAEWSEFVGIWHPFMAKRKTLLTVAGEQENYLYFVEEGVQRVYFLDQQGREATLVFTYAPSFGGVVDALMLQLPARYYYQTLTPSGFLRASLADLQLVMHQCPAIETMIRLGITQALSGVLERLVELQCYSSADKFRSLLQRSPHILQVVPHKYLANYIGVDPTNFSKLINSVRG, encoded by the coding sequence ATGTCCAACTCCCTACAGCAATTAAAACAACTTGTTCAGGCTATTCACCCCATTACCGAAGCAGAGTGGAGCGAGTTTGTTGGCATCTGGCATCCGTTCATGGCCAAGCGAAAGACGCTGCTGACGGTGGCTGGTGAACAGGAAAATTATCTGTATTTTGTCGAGGAGGGGGTGCAGCGCGTCTATTTTCTAGATCAACAGGGGCGGGAAGCTACTCTTGTTTTTACATACGCCCCTTCATTCGGCGGGGTGGTCGATGCGCTGATGTTGCAACTGCCTGCTCGCTACTATTACCAAACCCTGACACCGTCCGGTTTTCTTCGTGCTTCGTTGGCCGATTTACAGCTTGTTATGCACCAGTGTCCAGCCATAGAAACAATGATCCGGCTGGGGATCACGCAGGCCCTGTCGGGAGTGCTCGAACGGCTGGTGGAACTGCAGTGTTACTCGTCAGCCGATAAATTTAGAAGCTTGCTCCAACGCAGTCCCCACATATTGCAGGTCGTTCCGCATAAGTATCTGGCGAATTATATTGGGGTGGATCCAACAAACTTCAGTAAGCTAATCAACAGCGTGAGAGGGTGA
- a CDS encoding catalase, producing MQPQPKDAKYPRPSQADKHSSLVAKQSSDPEGSTDADYVVPVNKPLLNDNRSPLTSNVGQPIADDQNSLRAGERGPTLLEDFLLREKIQHFDHERIPERIVHARGAAAHGHFQLYESLEDLTSAKVLTDTSLTTPVFVRFSTVAGSRGSADTARDVRGFAVKLYTPEGNWDIVGNNIPVFFIQDAIKFPDLIHAAKPEPDREIPQAATAHDTFWDFISLTPESMHMIMWIMSDRSLPRSFGTMEGFGVHTFRLINAQGKSTFVKFHWKPLLGVHSLVWDEAQQIAGKDPDFHRRDLSDSIKNGTFLEWELGIQTLAEEDEQKFDFDILDATKLWPEELLPVRRIGKMTLNRNPDNYFAETEQVAFNTTNVVPGISFSNDPLLQGRNFSYLDTQLSRLGSPNFTELPINRPVARVSNNQRDAQMRYTIDKGRVSYAPASLDGHSPDEATPGQGGYTTYSEAVSGPKVRARSRTFDDHYGQAKLFWNSMSGPEKEHIVKALQFELSKVETRSVRQRMLKHLQQINGLLADQVAAALGEPEENGLARGSADSVAGAQQLADALSETTASGGVQQSKALSMEGQPGGPKGRKVAILVSNDIAIDQVIALKEALTKAGAIGELVGSSLGMLNESLEITKTFANTSPALYDAVFVPGEQGQVR from the coding sequence ATGCAACCACAGCCCAAAGACGCCAAGTATCCTCGCCCCAGCCAAGCCGACAAGCACAGCAGTCTTGTAGCCAAGCAATCATCGGACCCAGAAGGGTCAACTGATGCCGATTACGTAGTACCCGTCAATAAACCTCTGCTCAACGATAATCGATCCCCCCTGACCTCTAACGTTGGCCAACCCATTGCCGATGACCAGAACTCGCTCCGCGCCGGGGAGCGCGGACCTACCTTGCTGGAAGACTTTCTGCTGCGAGAGAAAATCCAGCACTTCGACCATGAACGCATTCCCGAACGCATTGTCCATGCCCGGGGCGCAGCGGCTCATGGGCACTTCCAACTCTACGAATCACTAGAAGACCTTACCTCGGCAAAGGTATTGACCGATACTTCGTTGACGACGCCCGTGTTTGTGCGTTTCTCGACCGTGGCTGGTTCACGCGGGTCGGCTGACACCGCCCGCGACGTTCGTGGGTTTGCTGTTAAGCTCTACACCCCCGAGGGTAACTGGGATATTGTGGGTAATAACATTCCGGTGTTCTTCATCCAGGATGCCATTAAGTTTCCCGATTTGATCCACGCGGCCAAACCCGAGCCCGATCGGGAAATTCCCCAAGCCGCTACCGCGCACGATACATTTTGGGACTTCATTTCGCTCACACCTGAATCCATGCACATGATTATGTGGATTATGAGCGACCGCTCGCTTCCCCGTAGCTTTGGCACAATGGAAGGCTTCGGAGTGCACACCTTCCGGCTGATCAACGCCCAAGGTAAATCGACCTTTGTCAAGTTCCACTGGAAACCCCTGTTGGGTGTTCACTCGCTGGTCTGGGATGAAGCGCAGCAGATCGCGGGGAAAGATCCCGACTTTCACCGGCGTGACCTGTCGGACTCGATCAAGAACGGTACTTTTCTGGAATGGGAGTTGGGGATTCAGACCCTGGCCGAGGAAGACGAACAAAAGTTTGATTTTGACATCCTGGATGCCACCAAACTGTGGCCCGAAGAGTTGCTGCCGGTTCGACGGATAGGTAAGATGACGCTGAACCGCAACCCCGATAACTACTTCGCCGAGACCGAGCAGGTTGCTTTTAACACCACCAATGTCGTACCAGGAATCAGCTTTAGTAACGACCCCCTCTTGCAGGGCCGTAACTTCTCCTACCTAGATACGCAGTTGAGCCGCTTGGGCAGCCCTAACTTTACCGAGTTGCCCATCAATCGGCCCGTCGCCAGGGTGTCTAACAACCAGCGCGATGCCCAGATGCGTTATACCATCGACAAAGGGCGGGTGTCCTATGCCCCCGCCTCACTGGACGGCCATTCACCTGACGAGGCGACTCCTGGTCAGGGCGGCTATACAACTTATTCTGAAGCGGTGAGTGGTCCCAAGGTACGAGCCCGCAGCCGCACCTTCGATGATCACTACGGACAGGCTAAGCTGTTTTGGAACAGCATGAGTGGGCCTGAGAAAGAGCATATCGTTAAAGCGCTGCAGTTTGAACTGAGTAAAGTAGAGACCCGCTCTGTTCGCCAGCGCATGCTTAAGCATCTGCAGCAGATCAACGGTCTGCTGGCCGATCAGGTAGCAGCGGCCTTGGGCGAGCCGGAGGAAAATGGTCTGGCACGGGGTTCGGCCGACTCGGTGGCGGGCGCTCAGCAACTAGCCGACGCCCTGTCGGAAACTACTGCGTCGGGGGGAGTGCAGCAGTCCAAAGCGCTCAGCATGGAAGGCCAACCGGGCGGTCCAAAAGGTCGGAAAGTAGCTATCCTGGTTTCCAATGATATAGCTATTGACCAGGTCATTGCCCTCAAAGAAGCGCTGACAAAGGCGGGGGCTATTGGTGAACTAGTTGGATCCAGCTTAGGGATGCTTAACGAATCATTAGAAATCACGAAAACATTCGCCAACACCAGCCCGGCTTTATATGATGCAGTATTCGTGCCGGGGGAGCAGGGGCAGGTACGTTGA
- a CDS encoding DUF2254 family protein, with product MNKKHSEDNRATIIQRAFSEFLLLPSVIIVCFVFLSYFTYSIDQAKISWLQPIRRLLKEHIFSSAEATSSLLGAIVSGTISVTTLTTTLLLVIVQQSASSMTTRVFDQFLRRKTNQFYLGFFVGLALYSMITLATVNPRFNPVLGGTVAFSLTGLALYLLVLLMYTTIDQMRPSEIINAIHNRILSARCSQLEMVAYTTTREPANNQQRTTVVSMKGGYLTYINAKELAKFIAQQCSGSQVYFNKPIGTYIAYNEPIAELAVAAESHTTRLTAAIREHTSISVKRDLDQDAAYGIVQLETIAWTSTSTAKSNPLPGTLCVHTLHNLLSCWSEEKPVTKDARFHSIYYYDNTVDELMRSFENLAVVSSESMQHQIFEAILDTFSKMLPRVPAQWQQQMERVLLTMLSVMGDHVLTTAMNNSLNTLIDQLRQLGKVETAEAVTTATEELRQSVGKLNSRSTRV from the coding sequence GTGAACAAAAAACACAGCGAGGACAACCGAGCCACCATTATCCAACGCGCTTTTTCAGAGTTCCTGTTACTGCCCTCAGTAATTATTGTCTGTTTTGTGTTTCTATCGTACTTCACCTACAGTATTGATCAAGCAAAAATCAGCTGGCTTCAACCGATCAGACGGCTGCTGAAAGAACATATCTTTTCTAGTGCTGAGGCAACTAGCAGTCTGCTGGGTGCCATTGTCTCGGGCACTATATCGGTAACAACGCTGACGACAACCCTGCTACTGGTGATCGTTCAGCAGTCGGCCAGTTCCATGACGACCCGGGTATTCGATCAATTTCTCAGACGCAAAACGAATCAATTTTACCTGGGTTTCTTTGTGGGCCTGGCGCTGTATTCGATGATCACGCTAGCCACCGTCAATCCCCGTTTCAATCCAGTGCTTGGGGGTACCGTCGCCTTCAGCCTGACCGGACTGGCGCTTTATCTGCTGGTGCTGTTGATGTATACAACGATTGATCAAATGCGGCCCTCCGAGATCATCAATGCGATCCATAACCGCATTCTCAGCGCACGGTGTAGCCAGTTGGAAATGGTAGCCTACACGACAACGCGTGAACCAGCCAATAACCAGCAGCGAACCACTGTGGTATCGATGAAGGGAGGCTACCTGACCTATATCAACGCGAAGGAGCTGGCCAAATTCATCGCCCAACAATGCAGTGGCAGTCAGGTCTACTTCAACAAGCCAATTGGTACCTACATAGCTTACAACGAGCCCATCGCCGAACTAGCGGTCGCTGCTGAATCGCACACGACACGGTTGACCGCCGCAATACGCGAACACACCAGCATCAGCGTCAAGCGGGATCTGGATCAGGATGCCGCCTACGGGATCGTGCAACTGGAAACGATTGCCTGGACCTCGACCTCAACGGCCAAATCCAATCCCTTACCCGGCACCTTATGTGTGCACACGTTACACAATTTACTGAGTTGCTGGAGCGAAGAAAAACCAGTGACCAAAGACGCCCGATTCCACTCGATCTATTATTACGATAACACCGTTGATGAGCTAATGAGAAGCTTTGAGAATCTAGCGGTTGTATCGTCTGAATCGATGCAACATCAGATTTTCGAAGCGATACTCGACACGTTTAGCAAAATGCTCCCCCGAGTTCCTGCCCAGTGGCAACAACAAATGGAGCGCGTGCTCTTGACTATGCTGTCTGTTATGGGTGATCACGTACTAACAACGGCCATGAACAACTCGCTCAATACGCTAATCGACCAATTACGTCAACTGGGTAAAGTAGAGACGGCGGAAGCGGTAACAACAGCAACGGAAGAGTTAAGACAATCGGTCGGCAAACTCAATTCGAGATCAACCCGGGTGTAA
- a CDS encoding endonuclease/exonuclease/phosphatase family protein, producing MTTLQRALFYLLLLAGGLLSALTWTSLINNSSLWFLQVLNFPRLAMLLALMSCLLLFLLLPHGWTRATWLFLASLLLSIGIQAYILFPYSSLAPTVVETVSKAAVSQQATFSILVANVWIDNRHAQELLSIIATKQPTFVLTMEVNQWWVHQLDGLGKEYPYCIKYPTRNAYGMALYAKLPLDKPTIRFLHHRQVPSFTTTITLPNKRQFQLWTLHPVAPFPSQYPTNIGGKEVALLRAGRLIAQQAQPTVVAGDFNDVGWSPNTTQFAAISGLRDVRRGRGMYSTFDARSLLLRWPLDYVFVSSQFKVLAVERLAAFGSDHFPYYVALAYQPGLVRH from the coding sequence GTGACTACTTTACAAAGAGCCCTATTCTACCTGCTGTTACTGGCGGGGGGCCTACTGAGCGCCCTGACGTGGACCTCCCTGATTAATAACAGCTCACTTTGGTTCTTGCAGGTACTCAATTTCCCCCGGTTGGCCATGTTGCTGGCCCTGATGAGCTGTTTGCTGCTGTTTCTGCTACTGCCTCATGGTTGGACGAGGGCCACATGGCTCTTCCTGGCCAGTCTACTGCTCTCTATTGGCATTCAGGCTTACATTCTTTTTCCGTATTCCTCCCTCGCCCCAACGGTGGTTGAAACCGTGTCAAAAGCAGCCGTTAGCCAGCAAGCCACGTTTAGTATACTGGTGGCTAACGTTTGGATCGATAACCGTCATGCCCAGGAGCTATTGAGCATCATTGCCACCAAACAGCCAACGTTCGTGCTAACCATGGAAGTGAACCAGTGGTGGGTTCACCAACTTGACGGACTAGGTAAGGAGTACCCCTACTGCATCAAGTATCCAACCCGGAACGCCTACGGCATGGCCTTGTATGCCAAACTACCACTCGACAAGCCCACCATTCGCTTCCTTCATCATCGACAGGTGCCGTCCTTTACGACTACCATCACCCTACCCAACAAGCGTCAGTTTCAACTCTGGACCTTACATCCGGTCGCCCCATTCCCTAGTCAGTATCCTACTAACATTGGCGGTAAAGAAGTGGCCTTGCTGCGAGCAGGCCGTCTGATTGCTCAGCAAGCGCAGCCAACGGTGGTGGCGGGGGACTTCAATGATGTGGGCTGGTCGCCCAATACGACCCAGTTTGCGGCCATTAGTGGCTTGCGGGACGTACGCCGGGGGCGGGGTATGTACAGCACCTTTGACGCCCGGTCGCTGTTGCTGCGCTGGCCCTTGGATTATGTATTTGTTTCGAGCCAGTTTAAGGTGCTGGCCGTGGAGCGGTTAGCCGCCTTTGGCTCGGATCATTTCCCCTATTACGTAGCGCTGGCCTACCAGCCAGGATTAGTAAGGCACTGA
- a CDS encoding DUF5694 domain-containing protein, with amino-acid sequence MLFRLLLTGWLSLCSLSNAQAQKQKPFDPASAKPTLGSPPTKVMVFGVWHLDAAADSFKVAWLEPVLCRLRTYKPDVILTEAMPGEQVMGLEAYAAYHGNAGQYGGPTLEMAKTAQAQLQLSAAQALVRADSLAAKGNLTPAQRRQLAVWFVAAAEPFSATVQWLRLAPAERIAEDGVSPALVKRLNRFIGLRSELTSMAARLAADLGLERLYGAGDHASDVALPLDAAMDAAVAAEPGLKDLFNHRTAAFAAVPEDTMKLRSADQVLPVFKWKNSTKFGALDADAQWFSMLRSTKMGRVGRQRVAAWEAQNLQMAVAIREATAPIAGGRALLIVGAAHKPFIEAYLRSFTDVEIVSVPALLDSRTGDCPN; translated from the coding sequence ATGCTCTTTCGTTTATTGCTTACTGGCTGGCTATCACTTTGTTCACTGAGCAACGCGCAAGCCCAAAAACAAAAACCCTTCGACCCGGCCAGCGCAAAGCCCACACTCGGTAGTCCTCCCACCAAGGTGATGGTCTTCGGCGTCTGGCATCTCGACGCAGCGGCTGACAGCTTCAAGGTGGCTTGGCTAGAACCCGTCCTGTGTCGACTACGAACCTATAAACCTGACGTTATTTTGACCGAGGCGATGCCCGGCGAGCAGGTTATGGGCCTGGAGGCCTACGCTGCCTACCACGGTAACGCTGGGCAGTACGGTGGGCCAACCCTAGAAATGGCTAAAACGGCCCAGGCCCAGCTACAACTCTCCGCCGCACAAGCTCTGGTACGAGCGGATAGTTTAGCGGCAAAAGGCAATCTGACCCCCGCCCAGCGCCGTCAGCTAGCCGTCTGGTTCGTGGCCGCAGCGGAGCCCTTCTCGGCCACGGTACAATGGCTGCGGCTGGCGCCCGCCGAACGCATTGCGGAGGATGGCGTGTCTCCCGCTCTGGTCAAACGCCTCAACCGTTTTATTGGCCTGCGCAGTGAGCTGACCTCAATGGCAGCCCGCCTGGCAGCTGATCTGGGCTTAGAGCGGCTTTACGGAGCGGGCGATCATGCCAGTGACGTGGCCCTACCGCTTGACGCAGCTATGGACGCAGCCGTAGCGGCTGAACCGGGGTTGAAAGATCTGTTCAATCACCGCACGGCGGCGTTCGCGGCCGTGCCCGAGGATACCATGAAGCTACGCTCAGCGGATCAGGTGCTGCCCGTTTTTAAATGGAAGAACTCGACCAAGTTTGGCGCGCTGGATGCCGACGCCCAATGGTTCTCGATGCTGCGCAGTACGAAGATGGGCCGGGTGGGCCGGCAGCGGGTAGCGGCTTGGGAAGCCCAGAACCTACAAATGGCGGTGGCCATCCGGGAAGCGACGGCTCCGATCGCCGGCGGGCGGGCCCTGTTGATCGTTGGTGCCGCCCACAAGCCATTCATCGAAGCCTATCTGCGGAGCTTCACCGATGTGGAGATTGTTTCGGTGCCGGCCCTATTGGATTCCCGGACCGGTGATTGTCCCAACTGA
- a CDS encoding LytTR family DNA-binding domain-containing protein, translating to MNSPSVSDKTSPPSSSNPVENRVKLAGTPAFDPASVIYLEGSGNYTIIHFTDGRRELVAMTLVVVAKQLPALLRVHKSYAIAVTGIGHLRWVGKVNSKRALVITMRNQAQIAVSRRRGAQMAPVLSQRTGIIIGQPLAKM from the coding sequence ATGAACAGCCCCTCAGTAAGCGACAAGACTAGTCCCCCCAGTAGTAGTAATCCGGTTGAAAACAGGGTTAAATTGGCCGGTACGCCAGCCTTCGACCCAGCGAGTGTCATCTATTTGGAAGGCAGCGGTAACTACACCATCATTCATTTCACGGATGGCCGCCGAGAGCTGGTAGCCATGACGCTAGTAGTGGTGGCCAAGCAGTTACCAGCGCTGCTACGGGTTCACAAGTCATACGCCATTGCAGTCACGGGTATTGGTCATCTTCGCTGGGTGGGCAAGGTGAACAGTAAACGGGCTTTAGTGATCACCATGCGTAATCAAGCACAAATCGCTGTATCGCGTCGTAGGGGAGCCCAAATGGCCCCCGTCCTCTCCCAGCGAACAGGTATCATTATTGGGCAGCCGCTAGCAAAGATGTAG